One window of the Crassaminicella thermophila genome contains the following:
- a CDS encoding SPOR domain-containing protein: MRQSRVKTRKESKGKKFSFIIIFVLLLPGISIMLGYLGTKYVILPNLFQNKIITKEYTSNPKVSNSGNKDFNNQVLQEAYANTFELKGMDIFSIQVGSFTTKENAQILIDELNTKKMGSYLWYNDGYKVLTISMLDRESIDMLLPRIKKEYNEAFVVKINIPTRAIKYGKEDSQYTMLLGDQNARLIKIFKDVSEIIKSSEENSLDIDQRNILVLKNIDNLKDIKAKMKVKVPSKHMQQIHNEFIEIVENFEQMLEGVLKDDEKPIVAIQNALMNELFQYSNFAAKNEY, translated from the coding sequence GTGAGACAATCTAGGGTAAAAACTAGGAAAGAAAGTAAGGGAAAGAAGTTTAGCTTTATTATTATATTTGTATTATTATTGCCAGGCATTTCTATTATGCTAGGGTATTTAGGTACAAAATATGTAATTTTGCCAAATCTTTTTCAAAATAAAATAATAACTAAAGAGTATACATCCAATCCAAAAGTATCAAATTCAGGAAATAAAGATTTTAATAATCAAGTATTACAAGAAGCTTATGCAAATACATTTGAATTGAAAGGTATGGATATATTTAGTATTCAAGTAGGAAGCTTTACTACTAAGGAGAATGCACAAATCTTGATTGATGAATTAAATACAAAAAAAATGGGATCTTATCTTTGGTATAATGATGGATATAAAGTATTAACAATTTCAATGTTAGATAGGGAAAGCATAGATATGCTTTTACCAAGGATTAAAAAGGAATATAATGAAGCTTTTGTTGTAAAAATAAATATTCCTACTAGAGCAATAAAATATGGAAAAGAAGATTCTCAATATACAATGTTGCTAGGAGATCAAAATGCAAGGTTAATTAAAATATTTAAGGATGTATCTGAAATCATAAAAAGTTCAGAGGAAAATTCCTTAGATATAGATCAACGTAACATCTTAGTACTTAAAAACATAGACAATTTAAAAGATATAAAAGCTAAAATGAAGGTAAAGGTCCCATCTAAGCATATGCAGCAAATCCATAATGAATTTATTGAAATAGTAGAAAACTTTGAACAAATGTTAGAAGGTGTTTTAAAAGATGATGAAAAGCCAATTGTAGCAATACAGAATGCACTCATGAATGAATTGTTCCAATATTCAAATTTTGCTGCTAAGAATGAATATTGA
- a CDS encoding PHP domain-containing protein, producing the protein MKIAIDFHIHTALSPCADEDMTPNNIVNMSVLKGLDAIAITDHNSVENCKACMQVAQNKDIIIIPGIELQTKEEVHLICLFKDIESAIIFQKLVYNKLPNKENIPEIFGRQLLFDAQDRIISENNKMLIASVNITLNEVFYEINKLNGIVIPAHIDRSSYSLIGNLGFIPNELQIRTLEVSKNCNINKFLEKHKNLNKYQIIQSSDAHYLWDILERESYIEVATKNIDSIFEALK; encoded by the coding sequence ATGAAAATTGCTATAGACTTTCATATTCACACAGCTCTATCGCCTTGTGCCGATGAAGATATGACGCCTAATAATATTGTCAATATGAGTGTCTTAAAGGGATTAGATGCCATAGCTATAACAGATCACAATAGTGTAGAAAATTGCAAGGCTTGTATGCAGGTAGCACAAAATAAAGATATTATTATTATACCTGGTATAGAGCTCCAAACTAAAGAAGAAGTACATCTTATTTGTTTATTTAAAGATATAGAATCTGCAATCATTTTTCAAAAATTAGTATATAATAAATTACCAAATAAAGAGAATATACCTGAAATTTTTGGAAGACAACTATTGTTTGATGCACAAGATAGAATAATAAGCGAAAACAATAAAATGCTAATAGCTTCTGTTAATATTACTTTAAATGAAGTTTTTTATGAAATTAATAAATTAAATGGAATTGTTATACCAGCCCATATTGATAGAAGTTCATATAGTTTGATAGGGAATTTAGGGTTTATTCCTAATGAGTTACAGATAAGGACTCTAGAAGTTTCTAAGAATTGCAATATTAATAAATTCTTAGAAAAGCATAAGAATCTTAATAAATATCAAATTATTCAAAGTTCAGATGCACATTATTTATGGGATATACTAGAACGAGAAAGTTATATTGAAGTAGCAACGAAAAATATAGATAGTATTTTTGAAGCATTAAAATGA
- a CDS encoding peptide ABC transporter substrate-binding protein produces the protein MKREKKIFYYVCFLFVFSMLSGCISRNVDTKPNVNKSLQMGEPIVGGELRIPVTQLDMLNPIINDNKSVYYLNKLIYDGLIRLDEKLFPQPALAKKWNVSENGKEWTFQLRDDVRWHDGKLFSAEDVKFTIDTLKMDTQGKKSIFSVYVKHIKNIKIINSHKISIEFDEAIDSSVEMFTFPIIPKHQFLNSKAVYDAVNIVPIGTGPYKVDLYDKFKTIKLVVNDDYWGDKPYITSILAKRVPDKEAALTSVEANEVDIAEATNFDWEKYSEDKSLKIYEYVTQYFEFLAFNFNKDILNDENIRKALAYSIDRHKIVDEVYLGHATIVDVPIYPEAYFYCEEEKKYGKDLLLAKKLLAESSWENRDNDKWLENESGKELRLRLLVNNDNPQRVKTAKFIASQLSEIGIDVVINKVDWEEYKKKILANKFDLVLGGWKLSNAFNLRFALHSEYIGNTNFIGYKNPNMDKLLDEVLVTKNISVKKEKYKQIQNLFVNDLPYFGLYFKNRSIIVKKHVKGDIMPVPFNIFNSIEKWYIGDNPK, from the coding sequence GTGAAAAGGGAAAAAAAGATTTTTTACTATGTATGTTTTTTGTTTGTGTTTTCTATGTTATCAGGATGCATATCTAGAAATGTAGATACAAAACCAAATGTAAATAAATCTTTACAGATGGGGGAGCCTATAGTTGGCGGGGAATTAAGAATTCCAGTAACACAGCTTGATATGTTAAATCCGATTATTAATGATAATAAAAGTGTTTATTATTTAAATAAGCTTATTTATGATGGACTAATAAGGTTGGATGAGAAATTATTTCCTCAGCCAGCCTTAGCTAAAAAATGGAACGTGTCAGAAAATGGAAAAGAATGGACATTTCAATTAAGAGATGATGTAAGATGGCATGATGGAAAGTTATTTTCTGCGGAAGATGTAAAGTTTACAATAGATACGCTCAAAATGGATACCCAGGGTAAAAAATCTATTTTTAGTGTATATGTTAAGCATATAAAGAATATCAAAATTATAAATTCTCATAAAATAAGCATTGAATTTGATGAGGCAATAGATTCTTCTGTTGAAATGTTTACATTTCCAATTATTCCTAAGCATCAATTTTTAAATAGTAAGGCAGTATATGATGCTGTTAATATTGTTCCAATTGGAACAGGGCCTTATAAGGTTGATTTATATGATAAGTTTAAAACTATTAAATTAGTTGTAAATGATGATTATTGGGGAGATAAGCCATATATTACATCAATACTTGCTAAAAGAGTTCCAGATAAAGAAGCAGCATTAACTTCTGTTGAAGCAAATGAAGTTGATATAGCAGAAGCAACAAATTTTGATTGGGAAAAATATAGTGAGGATAAGTCATTAAAAATTTATGAATATGTAACACAGTATTTCGAGTTTTTAGCTTTTAATTTTAACAAAGATATACTTAATGATGAAAATATAAGAAAAGCATTAGCATATAGTATAGATAGGCATAAAATTGTAGACGAAGTATATTTAGGACATGCTACTATAGTAGATGTTCCGATTTATCCAGAAGCATATTTTTATTGTGAGGAAGAAAAAAAATATGGAAAAGATTTGTTACTGGCGAAAAAATTATTAGCAGAATCTAGTTGGGAAAATAGGGATAATGATAAATGGCTAGAGAATGAAAGTGGAAAGGAATTAAGATTAAGGCTACTTGTAAATAATGATAACCCTCAAAGAGTAAAGACTGCAAAATTTATAGCATCACAACTTAGTGAAATTGGAATAGATGTGGTTATTAATAAAGTAGACTGGGAAGAATACAAAAAGAAAATATTGGCAAATAAATTTGATCTTGTTCTTGGGGGATGGAAATTATCAAATGCTTTTAATTTAAGGTTTGCTCTCCATTCAGAATATATAGGGAATACAAATTTTATAGGTTATAAAAATCCTAATATGGATAAATTGTTAGATGAAGTATTAGTAACAAAAAATATATCTGTAAAAAAAGAAAAATATAAACAGATACAAAATTTATTTGTTAATGACTTACCGTATTTTGGTTTATATTTTAAAAATCGTTCAATAATAGTAAAAAAGCATGTAAAAGGGGATATTATGCCAGTACCTTTTAATATATTTAACAGTATAGAAAAGTGGTATATAGGTGATAATCCAAAATAA
- a CDS encoding ATP-binding protein produces MKELSLHILDIVQNSITAKATFIQIIIEENEKENFINIKIIDNGIGMNKDLLEKVINPFVTTRKTRKVGLGISLFKAAAERCNGRFYIQSELGKGTEIFASFERDHIDRAPLGNMVDTIITIIMANEKIDYVYKHTFNECEFIFDTREIRKVLGGMPLNDVAVIDWMKNYIIDGIKELYKNKEIKNQPK; encoded by the coding sequence GTGAAAGAATTATCTCTTCATATATTAGATATTGTACAAAATAGTATTACAGCTAAAGCTACATTTATTCAAATTATTATTGAAGAAAATGAAAAAGAAAATTTTATAAATATAAAAATTATCGATAATGGCATTGGAATGAATAAAGATTTATTAGAGAAAGTAATAAATCCATTTGTGACTACGAGAAAAACAAGAAAAGTAGGATTGGGAATATCTTTATTTAAGGCTGCTGCAGAGAGATGTAATGGAAGATTTTATATTCAATCGGAGTTAGGAAAAGGAACAGAAATATTTGCTAGTTTTGAAAGAGACCATATTGATCGTGCTCCCTTAGGAAATATGGTTGATACAATAATTACAATTATTATGGCAAATGAAAAAATTGATTATGTTTATAAACATACTTTCAATGAATGTGAATTTATTTTTGATACTAGAGAAATAAGAAAGGTTCTAGGAGGAATGCCATTAAATGATGTAGCAGTGATAGATTGGATGAAAAATTATATTATTGATGGAATAAAGGAATTATATAAAAACAAAGAAATTAAAAATCAACCAAAATAG
- a CDS encoding ATP-binding protein — protein MENEQIKNSIKLEYEVIKDDFSRAGEASSNIKKVLRQLGIDSKIIKKAAIVTYEAEMNIVIHSAGGKITVFISPDSIQIIAKDKGPGIKNIDRAMEEGYSTASNRVRELGFGAGMGLPNMKRYSDEFYIQSKEGESTILKMKIYIN, from the coding sequence ATGGAGAATGAACAAATAAAAAATAGTATTAAATTAGAATATGAGGTTATAAAAGATGATTTTTCTAGAGCAGGGGAGGCATCAAGCAATATTAAAAAAGTTCTTAGGCAATTAGGCATAGATTCAAAAATAATAAAAAAGGCAGCAATTGTTACGTATGAAGCAGAGATGAATATAGTTATACATTCTGCAGGTGGAAAAATCACTGTTTTTATTAGTCCTGATAGTATTCAAATTATTGCTAAGGACAAAGGACCAGGTATTAAAAATATTGATCGTGCTATGGAAGAAGGATATTCCACAGCTTCTAATAGGGTAAGAGAGTTAGGATTTGGAGCAGGTATGGGACTTCCAAATATGAAACGATATAGTGACGAATTTTATATACAATCAAAAGAAGGAGAGTCAACAATACTTAAAATGAAGATATATATCAATTAG
- a CDS encoding C40 family peptidase, which yields MIKFFKRTFTIVIFCVCVLGIFTFAYGEDAVKGVVIANDVNVRKEPKIESMVLNTLKLGDYVHIVNNNGEWYAVALNNKEIGWVHNQLIAIIDNEKELIKKGIVNVDCLNVREQPCINSDIIKKLPVKFEVTVFEKNANWYHIIFDDGSKGWVYSDYITIKPNYKKAKITASNVNLRRSPSDNGGIITTLPLDTYVKVKNYKNGWYNVITQNNKTGWIYKDYVKILLNNKPISRSMNRSSLGIKVVTIAKNLLGKKYVYGASGPNRFDCSGFTSYVYHNIGIKIPRTSSNQVRIGKKVSKSDLRAGDLVFFDTNGVNNGKISHVGIYIGNGQFIHASSGKKAKKVVISDLTEGYYKRTYVTARRVL from the coding sequence ATGATAAAATTTTTCAAGCGAACTTTTACTATAGTGATTTTTTGTGTATGTGTGTTAGGAATATTTACTTTTGCCTATGGAGAAGATGCTGTAAAAGGAGTAGTTATTGCTAATGATGTGAATGTTAGAAAAGAACCTAAAATAGAATCTATGGTTTTAAATACTTTAAAACTTGGAGATTACGTTCATATTGTAAATAATAATGGAGAGTGGTATGCAGTTGCGTTAAATAATAAAGAAATTGGATGGGTACATAATCAATTAATTGCTATTATAGACAATGAAAAAGAATTAATAAAAAAAGGCATTGTAAATGTAGATTGTTTAAATGTTAGAGAACAGCCCTGTATAAATTCGGATATCATAAAGAAGCTACCCGTTAAATTTGAGGTAACAGTTTTTGAAAAAAATGCTAATTGGTATCATATAATATTTGATGATGGAAGCAAGGGTTGGGTATATTCAGACTATATAACGATAAAGCCAAATTACAAGAAAGCGAAAATAACTGCTAGTAACGTAAATTTAAGAAGAAGTCCATCTGATAATGGAGGAATTATAACAACTTTACCATTAGATACGTATGTAAAGGTGAAAAACTATAAAAATGGGTGGTACAATGTAATTACACAAAATAATAAAACTGGTTGGATATATAAAGATTATGTTAAGATTTTATTGAATAATAAACCTATATCAAGGTCTATGAATAGGTCTTCTTTAGGGATTAAAGTGGTTACTATTGCAAAAAATTTATTAGGAAAAAAGTATGTATATGGTGCTAGTGGGCCGAATCGTTTTGATTGTTCAGGCTTTACATCGTATGTATATCATAATATAGGTATAAAGATTCCAAGAACATCAAGTAATCAGGTAAGGATAGGAAAAAAAGTTTCAAAAAGTGATTTAAGGGCAGGGGATTTAGTATTTTTTGATACAAATGGAGTTAATAATGGAAAAATAAGCCACGTAGGAATATATATAGGAAATGGACAATTTATTCATGCTTCCTCTGGCAAAAAAGCAAAAAAAGTTGTTATATCAGATTTAACAGAAGGATATTATAAAAGAACATATGTTACAGCTAGAAGAGTTTTATAA
- a CDS encoding DRTGG domain-containing protein — translation MKVNDLIKKENFKLLTDNQTISKEIKGVYCCDLLSWVMANAKAGDAWITVQTHMNIVAVASLLEISCIIIPESIDVDMDTINKANEENIPIISTDLNSYGIFCILHDLGL, via the coding sequence ATGAAGGTAAATGATTTAATTAAAAAAGAGAATTTTAAATTATTGACAGATAATCAAACGATCTCTAAAGAAATTAAAGGGGTGTATTGTTGTGATTTATTAAGTTGGGTTATGGCAAATGCAAAAGCTGGAGATGCTTGGATTACAGTTCAGACTCATATGAATATTGTAGCAGTGGCTAGTTTACTTGAGATTAGCTGTATAATTATTCCTGAGTCAATAGATGTAGATATGGATACAATCAATAAGGCTAATGAAGAAAATATTCCGATTATAAGTACAGATTTAAATAGTTATGGAATATTCTGCATACTTCATGATTTAGGGTTATAA
- a CDS encoding DRTGG domain-containing protein, translating into MKINEIMSILEAECLTGEHLLDDIKVEAAFGCDLMSDVLAFINGKTLLLTGLINPQVIRTAEMVDINVIVFVRGKKPDKEVIELAKKNNIILLSTNHILYTACGILYNNGLKGIPIRGGE; encoded by the coding sequence ATGAAAATTAATGAAATAATGAGTATTTTAGAGGCTGAATGTTTAACAGGAGAGCATTTGTTAGATGATATAAAAGTAGAAGCTGCTTTTGGTTGTGACTTAATGAGTGATGTATTGGCTTTTATAAATGGAAAGACATTATTACTCACAGGACTTATAAATCCACAAGTGATTAGAACTGCAGAGATGGTAGATATTAATGTGATTGTTTTTGTTCGAGGGAAAAAACCTGATAAGGAAGTTATTGAACTTGCTAAAAAAAATAATATTATATTACTTAGTACAAATCATATTTTATATACTGCTTGTGGAATATTGTATAACAATGGTCTTAAAGGTATTCCTATCAGAGGAGGAGAGTAA